One Brassica napus cultivar Da-Ae chromosome C4, Da-Ae, whole genome shotgun sequence genomic region harbors:
- the LOC106450814 gene encoding proline transporter 3, producing MKDTGAKNRTGDVSVGEHFDIEVPDTAHQISSDSWFQVAFVLTTGINNAYVLGYSGTVMVPLGWVGGVVGLVLATAISLYANALVAKLHEFGGKRHIRYRDLAGFIYGRKAYCLTWGLQYVNLFMINCGFIILAGSALKAVYVLFRDDHAMKLPHFIAIAGLFCAVFAIGVPHLSALGIWLVVSTIFSLIFIVVAVVLAVKDGVKTHSRDYEIQGSPLSKLFTITAAAANLIFVFNTGMLPEIQATVRQPVVKNMMKALYFQFTIGVLPMLAVTFIGYWAYGSSTSTYLLNNVTGPLWVKALANISAFLQSVICLHIFASPTYEYMDTKFGVTGSTLALKNLTFRIMARGGYLAVSTLLSALLPFLGDFMSFTGAVSMIPLTFILANHMYYKAKDNKLNPMQKLWHWVNVVFFSLMSVAAAIAAVRLISVDSKNFHVFADL from the exons ATGAAAGACACGGGAGCTAAAAACCGTACAGGCGATGTTAGTGTTGGAGAACATTTTGATATCGAAGTCCCTGACACTGCTCATCAGATTAGCAGCG ATTCATGGTTTCAAGTGGCGTTTGTTCTGACAACTGGTATAAACAACGCCTATGTGTTGGGATATTCAGGAACAGTAATGGTTCCTTTAGGTTGGGTTGGTGGTGTGGTTGGTCTTGTTCTTGCAACTGCAATCTCTCTCTATGCAAACGCTCTCGTAGCCAAGCTTCATGAGTTTGGTGGCAAGAGACATATTCGTTACAGAGACCTCGCTGGATTCATTTACG GTAGAAAGGCTTATTGTCTTACATGGGGATTGCAATATGTCAATCTTTTCATGATTAACTGTggattcatcatcctagctggcTCCGCTTTAAAG GCTGTTTATGTGCTTTTTAGAGATGATCATGCCATGAAACTACCTCATTTCATAGCCATCGCTGGTCTGTTTTGCGCGGTTTTCGCCATTGGTGTTCCTCACTTATCAGCTCTTGGGATATGGCTTGTAGTTTCAACCATCTTCAGTCTCATCTTCATCGTTGTGGCAGTCGTGCTGGCAGTTAAAGATG GAGTGAAAACACATTCAAGAGACTACGAGATACAAGGATCACCGTTAAGTAAACTCTTTACCATCACAGCTGCAGCAGCAAATCTTATTTTTGTATTCAACACAGGGATGCTTCCAGAAATTCAG GCCACAGTGAGACAACCGGTGGTGAAAAACATGATGAAGGCTCTATACTTCCAGTTCACGATCGGTGTTTTACCGATGTTGGCGGTTACATTCATCGGATACTGGGCTTACGGTTCCTCAACCTCGACCTATCTGCTAAACAATGTTACTGGCCCACTCTGGGTCAAAGCCCTTGCTAACATCTCAGCTTTCCTTCAATCCGTAATATGTTTACAC ATATTTGCGAGTCCAACATATGAGTATATGGACACAAAGTTTGGGGTCACAGGAAGCACATTGGCGTTAAAGAACTTGACGTTTAGGATCATGGCCCGAGGAGGGTACCTCGCGGTTAGCACGCTTCTCTCAGCGCTCTTGCCGTTTCTTGGGGACTTCATGAGCTTCACCGGTGCAGTGAGCATGATCCCTCTCACATTCATTCTAGCCAACCACATGTACTACAAGGCCAAGGACAATAAGCTGAATCCTATGCAAAAGCTATGGCATTGGGTTAACGTTGTCTTCTTCAGTTTGATGTCTGTTGCCGCCGCCATTGCAGCTGTCAGGCTCATCTCCGTTGACTCCAAGAACTTCCACGTTTTTGCAGATTTGTAA
- the LOC106454585 gene encoding glutathione S-transferase T3-like gives MDSYSQSSFLDLLNNQQPNLQPGIQLPASNVCVFGSQWGEGANADGHTIDDRKERRKWTPAEDIVLISAWLNTSKDPVVGNEQKAIAFWKRIAAYFAASPKLAGLQKREPTHCKQRWGKINEGVCKFVGCYEAAMKEKSSGQSQNDVMRMAHEIFYNDYKVKFTMEHAWLELRHDQKWCGASTTKDKVQSKRRKLDDQSAQSSTSVPVSHGDDEVSARPIGVKAAKGKGKRTVEEEGKPVKEFESFWDIRQKDFALRDKVNKQKLLESLIAKTEPLDELEIALKTKLINDMLAN, from the coding sequence ATGGATTCATATAGTCAATCTAGCTTTCTAGACCTTTTAAACAATCAACAACCAAACCTTCAACCTGGTATACAACTCCCTGCCTCGAACGTGTGTGTCTTCGGTTCTCAATGGGGTGAAGGTGCTAATGCTGATGGTCACACTATCGACGACCGTAAGGAGAGAAGGAAATGGACACCAGCAGAAGACATTGTCTTGATAAGTGCTTGGTTAAACACCTCGAAAGACCCTGTTGTGGGGAATGAGCAAAAGGCAATTGCATTTTGGAAACGCATTGCTGCTTATTTTGCAGCATCTCCCAAGCTCGCTGGTTTGCAAAAGAGAGAGCCGACTCACTGCAAACAGAGGTGGGGGAAGATTAACGAGGGTGTCTGCAAGTTTGTAGGGTGCTATGAGGCTGCAATGAAAGAGAAATCAAGTGGGCAGAGTCAAAATGATGTGATGAGAATGGCACATGAGATTTTCTACAATGATTACAAAGTGAAATTCACTATGGAGCATGCATGGTTGGAGCTTCGCCATGATCAAAAATGGTGTGGAGCTTCAACAACTAAGGATAAAGTGCAGTCCAAGAGAAGGAAGCTAGATGACCAATCCGCACAGAGTTCAACCTCTGTTCCAGTAAGCCATGGAGATGATGAAGTTAGTGCTCGGCCTATAGGTGTTAAAGCCGCAAAGGGAAAAGGTAAAAGGACTGTCGAAGAGGAAGGGAAGCCGGTGAAGGAGTTTGAGAGTTTTTGGGACATAAGGCAAAAGGACTTTGCCTTGAGGGATAAGGTTAACAAGCAAAAATTGCTTGAGAGCCTCATTGCCAAGACAGAGCCTCTTGATGAACTTGAAATTGCTTTGAAAACTAAGCTTATTAATGACATGTTGGCTAATTAg
- the LOC106450813 gene encoding proline transporter 1, translating into MTFSRFFHVVEEGGGGEEEEERLLAAERQEPFVVENMTATEANNRKGSGDVGVEIPDTAHQISSDSWFQVAFVLTTGINSAYVLGYSGTVMVPLGWIGGVVGLIIATAISLYANSLVAKLHEFGGRRHIRYRDLAGFIYGRKAYHLTWGLQYVNLFMINCGFIILAGAALKAVYVLFRDDHVIKLPHCIAIAGLICAVFAIGIPHLSALGTWLAVSTILSLIYIVVAIVLSVRDGVKAPPRDYEIQGSSLSKLFTITGAAANLVFAFNTGMLPEIQATVRQPVVKNMMKALYFQFTAGVLPMYAVTFIGYWAYGSSTSTYLLNSVNGPLWVKALANVSAILQSVISLHIFASPTYEYMDTKFGVKGNPLALKNLTFRIMARGGYIAVSTLVSALLPFLGDFMSLTGAVSTFPLTFILANHMYYKAMDNKLNPMQKLWHWLNVVFFSLMSLAAAIAAVRLIALDSKNFHVFADL; encoded by the exons ATGACTTTCTCAAGATTCTTTCATGTGGTCGAGGAAGGaggtggaggagaagaagaagaagaaaggctCTTAGCTGCAGAGAGACAAGAGCCCTTTGTCGTAGAAAACATGACCGCCACTGAAGCTAATAATCGCAAAGGGAGTGGCGATGTTGGTGTTGAAATCCCTGACACTGCTCACCAAATTAGCAGCG ATTCATGGTTTCAGGTGGCGTTCGTTCTGACCACTGGTATAAACAGCGCCTATGTCTTGGGATATTCAGGAACAGTAATGGTTCCTTTAGGTTGGATTGGTGGTGTGGTTGGTCTTATCATCGCTACTGCAATCTCTCTCTACGCAAACAGTCTCGTTGCCAAGCTTCATGAGTTTGGTGGCAGAAGACACATCCGCTATAGAGACCTTGCTGGATTCATTTACG GTAGAAAGGCTTATCACCTTACATGGGGATTGCAATATGTAAATCTTTTCATGATTAATTGTGGATTCATTATTCTAGCTGGTGCTGCCTTGAAG GCGGTTTATGTGCTCTTCAGGGATGACCATGTCATTAAATTGCCTCATTGTATAGCCATTGCTGGTCTTATTTGCGCGGTTTTCGCTATTGGTATTCCTCATTTATCAGCTCTTGGGACTTGGCTTGCGGTTTCAACCATCCTCAGCCTCATCTACATAGTTGTAGCAATTGTTCTATCAGTTAGAGACG GAGTAAAAGCACCTCCAAGAGACTACGAGATACAAGGATCATCACTAAGCAAACTCTTTACTATCACTGGAGCAGCAGCTAACTTGGTTTTCGCATTCAACACAGGGATGCTTCCAGAGATTCAG GCAACAGTGAGACAACCTGTTGTGAAAAACATGATGAAGGCTCTATACTTTCAGTTCACAGCCGGTGTTTTACCAATGTACGCTGTTACATTCATTGGATATTGGGCTTATGGATCCTCAACCTCGACCTACTTGCTAAACAGTGTTAATGGCCCACTCTGGGTCAAAGCACTTGCTAACGTCTCTGCTATTCTTCAGTCCGTTATCTCTTTGCAC ATTTTTGCAAGTCCAACATATGAGTACATGGACACAAAGTTTGGGGTTAAAGGAAACCCATTGGCTTTAAAGAACTTGACGTTTAGGATCATGGCCCGTGGAGGGTACATAGCGGTTAGCACACTTGTCTCTGCGCTCTTGCCGTTTCTTGGAGACTTCATGAGTCTCACTGGTGCAGTGAGCACATTCCCTCTTACATTCATTCTAGCCAATCACATGTACTATAAGGCTATGGACAATAAGCTCAATCCTATGCAAAAGCTATGGCATTGGCTTAATGTTGTCTTCTTCAGTTTGATGTCTCTTGCTGCCGCCATTGCAGCTGTTAGACTCATTGCCCTTGATTCCAAAAACTTTCACGTTTTTGCAGATTTGTAA
- the LOC111203362 gene encoding putative nuclease HARBI1: MASSSSTNFDDEMDEKADQIFDQEFQNLFIHHENRQEASRSKKKRAYIERQREQGHMQLWNDYFSEDATYPSHLFRRRFRMNKPLFMRIVDRLSAEIPYFQQRRDATGRFGHSPLQKATAAIRMMAYGCPADAVDEYLRLGETTALLCLENFVEGIINLFGDEYLRRPTPEDLQRLLDIGEIRGFPGMIGSIDCMHWEWKNCPTAWKGQYTRGSGKPTIVLEAVASQDLWIWHAFFGPPGTLNDINVLDRSPVFDDILQGRAPKVNYIVNGHEYHLAYYLTDGIYPKWATFVQSIPLPQGPKASLFATHQEAVRKDVERAFGVLQARFAIVKNPALLWDKIKIGKIMRACIILHNMIVEDERDGYTQFDVSVFAQPESNRSSQVDFMYFTDMPSNLGNMMSIRNRVRDNTIHQQLKADLVEHIWQKFERNQDFE, encoded by the coding sequence atggcatcttcttcttctactaatTTCGATGATGAAATGGATGAAAAAGCCGATCAAATTTTCGATCAAGAATTCCAAAATCTCTTCATTCATCATGAAAATCGCCAAGAAGCATCAAGGTCAAAAAAGAAACGAGCCTACATTGAAAGACAACGAGAACAAGGACACATGCAATTATGGAACGATTATTTTAGTGAAGATGCAACATATCCTTCTCACCTGTTTCGACGCcggtttcgaatgaacaagcccttgttcatgcgtattgttgatcgactctccgcTGAAATCCCTTActttcaacaaagaagagatgctaCTGGAAGGTTCGGTCACTCTCCGTTACAAAAGGCAACGGCAGCAATTCGTATGATGGCATATGGTTGCCCAGCTgatgcggtcgacgaatacctccgactTGGTGAGACCACCGCGCTTTTATGCTTGGAAAATTTTGTTGAAGGAATCATAAATttatttggagatgagtatctaagaagacccacgccagaagatcttcaacgactactcgatatAGGAGAGATACgcggatttcccgggatgataggaagcattgattgtatgcattgggagtggaagaattgtccgaCTGCATGGAAAGGGCAATATACACGTGGATCAGGAAAGCCAACCATTGTTTTAGAGGCtgtagcttcacaagatctttggatatggcatgcatttttcggacctccaggtactttaaacgatattaatgttcttgatcgatcaccagtttttgatgatatattacAAGGCCGAGCTCCAAAAGTGAATTACATTGTCAACGGACACGAGtaccatttggcttactatctcacggatggtatttatccaaaatgggcTACTTTTGTCCAATCAATtccacttcctcaaggtccgAAAGCATCCTTATTCGCTACACATCAAGAAGCTGtacgtaaagatgtcgagcgtgcttttggggtcttgcaagctcgatttgctaTAGTCAAAAATCCAGCTCTTTTGtgggataaaataaaaattggcaAGAtcatgagagcatgtatcattctacataatatgattgtagaagacgaacgagatgggtACACTCAGTTTGATGTATCAGTTTTCGCACAACCGGAATCAAACCGAAGTTCCCAAGTGGATTTCATGTATTTTACAGATATGCCTTCAAATCTCGGAAATATGATGAGCATTCGGAATCGAGTTCGTGATAATACAATACATCAACAattgaaagctgatttggttgaacatatttGGCAAAAATTTGAAAGAAATCAAGATTTCGAGTAA